In a genomic window of Bordetella petrii:
- a CDS encoding GntR family transcriptional regulator has translation MKNTSTTTVPLGSPLYAQVKQAVLAALARGEWKQGEAVPPEKTLAERFGVSIGTLRKAIDELAAENILVRHQGRGTYVAVHTRNNHFFKFFRILRQDGHKSYPSTELLRFRRARANAATREHLGLATGAYVYEFTNVLSLNGDVVMVDDICLPESRFPGMAEQHLRERPSTLYALYQDVFGVNVIATDERLRVCLADAAHAGWLDVAEGAPLLEIRRVAYSYNRQPVEWRISRVNTEAYEYLGQEPGAAVTS, from the coding sequence ATGAAAAACACCTCGACCACGACCGTTCCCCTTGGCAGCCCCCTGTATGCCCAGGTCAAGCAGGCAGTGCTTGCGGCGCTGGCGCGCGGAGAATGGAAGCAGGGCGAGGCCGTGCCTCCCGAGAAAACCCTGGCCGAGCGCTTCGGCGTTTCTATCGGCACGCTGCGCAAGGCCATCGACGAGTTGGCCGCCGAGAACATCCTGGTGCGGCACCAGGGGCGCGGCACCTATGTGGCGGTGCATACCCGCAACAATCATTTCTTCAAGTTTTTCCGCATCCTGCGCCAGGACGGCCACAAGTCGTACCCCAGCACCGAACTGCTGCGCTTTCGCCGCGCGCGCGCCAACGCCGCCACGCGCGAACACCTGGGGCTGGCCACCGGCGCCTACGTGTACGAGTTCACCAACGTGCTGTCGCTGAACGGCGACGTGGTGATGGTGGACGACATCTGCTTGCCCGAGTCGCGCTTTCCCGGCATGGCCGAGCAGCACCTGCGCGAGCGGCCCAGCACGCTGTACGCGCTGTACCAGGACGTGTTCGGCGTGAATGTAATCGCCACCGACGAACGCCTGCGCGTTTGTCTGGCCGACGCCGCCCACGCCGGCTGGCTGGACGTGGCAGAGGGCGCCCCCCTGCTGGAAATTCGCCGGGTGGCGTATTCGTACAACCGTCAGCCGGTGGAATGGCGGATATCACGGGTGAACACCGAGGCTTACGAGTACCTGGGCCAGGAACCGGGGGCGGCGGTTACGTCGTAG
- a CDS encoding ABC transporter permease produces the protein MADLDVNPAAGRAERYLEPVADEAFGVVQKPLSAWERLYNIGALRKLFLLALLALAWELYARSINNPLLFPTFGATVGALYDGLVHGTLLLKAWTSIRVLLVGYAAGISLAALLTVLAITTRLGTDLLETLTSMFNPLPAIALLPLALIWFGLGEGSVVFVLIHSVLWAVALNTHSGFLSVSMTLRMVGRNYGLSGFGYVRRILIPAAFPSILTGLKIGWAFAWRTLIAAELVFGVSSGSGGLGWFIYENKNLLEIPNVFAGLFTVILIGLLVENVIFRTVEIHTIRKWGMQH, from the coding sequence ATGGCTGACCTGGACGTCAACCCCGCCGCCGGCCGCGCCGAACGCTACCTGGAACCGGTGGCCGACGAAGCCTTCGGCGTGGTGCAGAAGCCGCTGTCCGCCTGGGAGCGGCTCTATAACATCGGCGCGCTGCGCAAGCTGTTCCTGCTGGCCCTGCTGGCGCTGGCCTGGGAACTGTACGCCCGCAGCATCAACAACCCGCTGCTGTTCCCCACCTTCGGGGCCACCGTGGGCGCGCTGTACGACGGCCTGGTGCACGGCACGCTGCTGCTCAAGGCCTGGACCTCGATCCGCGTGCTGCTGGTGGGCTATGCGGCCGGCATCTCACTGGCGGCGCTGCTGACCGTGCTGGCCATTACCACCCGGCTGGGCACCGACCTGCTCGAGACCCTGACCTCGATGTTCAACCCGCTGCCGGCCATCGCCCTGCTGCCGCTCGCGCTGATCTGGTTCGGCCTGGGCGAGGGCAGCGTGGTGTTCGTGCTGATCCACTCGGTGCTCTGGGCGGTGGCGCTGAACACCCACTCGGGTTTTCTGTCGGTGTCGATGACGCTGCGGATGGTGGGTCGCAACTACGGGCTGTCAGGCTTCGGCTACGTCCGGCGCATCCTGATCCCGGCGGCGTTCCCCAGCATCCTGACCGGCCTGAAGATCGGCTGGGCCTTCGCGTGGCGCACCCTGATCGCCGCCGAGCTGGTGTTCGGCGTGAGTTCTGGCTCGGGCGGGCTGGGTTGGTTCATCTACGAGAACAAGAACCTGCTGGAGATTCCCAACGTCTTCGCCGGCCTGTTTACCGTCATTTTGATCGGCCTGCTGGTCGAGAACGTGATCTTCCGTACGGTGGAAATCCACACCATACGCAAGTGGGGAATGCAGCACTGA
- a CDS encoding UxaA family hydrolase yields the protein MIHAVLHDAKDTVAVAVVEGLKAGTELNAWIMDEDKIIHLKALQDIPIGHKVALKDMAVGDTVFKYGTDIGKVVEPIKAGQHAHVHNIKTKRW from the coding sequence ATGATTCACGCCGTATTGCACGATGCGAAAGACACGGTGGCGGTCGCCGTCGTGGAGGGCCTGAAGGCAGGCACGGAACTGAACGCCTGGATCATGGATGAAGACAAGATCATCCATCTGAAAGCGCTGCAGGATATTCCCATCGGCCACAAGGTGGCCCTGAAAGACATGGCGGTCGGCGACACCGTGTTCAAGTACGGCACCGACATCGGCAAGGTGGTCGAGCCCATCAAGGCGGGGCAGCACGCCCACGTCCACAACATCAAGACCAAGCGCTGGTAA
- a CDS encoding Bug family tripartite tricarboxylate transporter substrate binding protein, with translation MRNDRHACPDAQRRKTLGLLGAGALALAPLTRGLAATQGWPQRPISYIVPFSPGGLTDVAARQVSQALATGEGWNVVVENKPGGSANIGASLVARANADGYSWLAITMTHAANATLFAGKAGYDLKKDLVPLAGLASSAMMVVVNAKSPIRSLAELTAAAKAKSLSAGSSGNGTPPHLTLALYQKLTGTSLLHVPYKGGAPSLTDLIGGQLDVIFSNYPESLPHVKSGALRALAISTKERSPDLPDVPTVGEAGLPDLIVENFTGVLGPAGMPDELVLRIGGAIEKQVSQPAMQQSLQRLGFIPRPRGPVAFKQYLDSEVDRWGKIIREAKIQVG, from the coding sequence ATGCGCAACGACCGTCACGCCTGTCCCGATGCCCAGCGGCGCAAGACGCTGGGGCTGCTCGGCGCCGGCGCCCTGGCCCTGGCTCCCTTGACGCGCGGCCTGGCCGCCACGCAAGGGTGGCCGCAGCGGCCCATCAGCTACATTGTCCCGTTTTCGCCAGGCGGCCTGACCGACGTGGCGGCCCGCCAGGTCAGCCAGGCCCTGGCAACGGGCGAAGGGTGGAACGTGGTGGTCGAGAACAAGCCCGGCGGCAGCGCCAACATCGGGGCCTCGCTGGTGGCCCGCGCCAATGCCGACGGCTACAGCTGGCTGGCCATTACCATGACGCACGCCGCCAACGCCACGCTGTTCGCCGGCAAGGCGGGCTACGACCTGAAGAAAGACCTGGTGCCGCTGGCCGGCCTGGCCTCGTCGGCCATGATGGTGGTGGTCAATGCCAAGAGCCCCATCCGCAGCCTGGCCGAGCTGACCGCGGCGGCCAAGGCCAAGTCGCTGTCGGCCGGCTCCAGCGGCAACGGCACGCCGCCCCACCTGACCCTGGCGCTATACCAGAAACTGACCGGCACCTCGTTGCTGCACGTGCCCTACAAGGGCGGCGCGCCGTCGCTTACCGACCTGATCGGCGGGCAGTTGGACGTGATTTTTTCCAACTATCCGGAGTCGCTGCCGCACGTCAAGAGCGGCGCGCTGCGCGCGCTGGCCATCAGCACCAAGGAACGCAGCCCCGACCTGCCCGACGTGCCCACCGTCGGCGAGGCCGGCCTGCCCGACCTGATCGTCGAGAACTTCACCGGCGTGCTGGGCCCGGCCGGCATGCCCGATGAACTGGTGCTGCGCATCGGCGGCGCCATCGAAAAACAAGTGTCGCAGCCCGCCATGCAGCAGTCGCTGCAACGCCTGGGCTTCATCCCGCGGCCGCGCGGCCCGGTGGCGTTCAAGCAGTATCTGGACAGCGAGGTCGACCGCTGGGGCAAAATTATCCGCGAAGCGAAGATCCAGGTCGGCTAG
- a CDS encoding UxaA family hydrolase, which produces MAIVNASTTFRGYRRDNGRVGVRNHVIVLPVDDISNAAAEAVANNIKGTLALPHPYGRLQFGEDLELHFRTLIGTGSNPNVAAVIVIGIEEGWTKRVVDGIAATGKPVAGFSIELHGDHDTIMRASRQAKEFVHYATGLQRTECLISDLWVSTKCGESDTTSGCGANPTVGNAFDKLYALGSTLVFGETTELTGGEHIVAERCANDAVRERFMFMFNRYQEVIDRWKTSDLSESQPTKGNIAGGLTTIEEKALGNIQKIGKKCRIDGVLDKAEVPTGKGLWFMDSSSAAAEMVTLCAASGYAVHFFPTGQGNVIGNPILPVIKICANPRTVRTMSEHIDVDTSGLLQREIDLDQAGDKLLECMLATANGRWTSAEALGHREFVLTRLYESA; this is translated from the coding sequence ATGGCCATCGTCAATGCTTCGACCACTTTCCGGGGATATCGCCGCGACAACGGGCGGGTCGGCGTGCGCAACCACGTCATCGTCCTGCCGGTGGACGATATCTCGAATGCTGCCGCCGAAGCCGTCGCCAACAACATCAAGGGCACTCTGGCCCTGCCCCACCCTTATGGCCGGTTGCAGTTCGGCGAAGACCTCGAACTGCACTTCCGCACCCTGATCGGCACCGGCAGCAACCCCAACGTGGCCGCCGTGATCGTCATCGGCATCGAAGAAGGCTGGACCAAGCGCGTGGTCGACGGCATTGCCGCCACCGGCAAGCCCGTGGCCGGCTTCAGCATCGAACTGCACGGCGATCACGACACCATCATGCGCGCCTCGCGCCAGGCCAAGGAATTCGTGCATTACGCCACCGGGTTGCAGCGCACCGAATGCCTCATTTCTGATCTATGGGTGTCCACCAAATGCGGTGAGTCGGACACCACCTCGGGCTGTGGCGCCAACCCCACCGTGGGCAACGCCTTCGACAAGCTGTATGCCCTGGGCAGCACGCTGGTATTTGGCGAAACCACCGAACTGACCGGCGGCGAGCATATCGTGGCCGAGCGCTGCGCCAATGATGCGGTGCGCGAACGCTTCATGTTCATGTTCAACCGCTACCAGGAAGTGATCGACCGCTGGAAAACCAGCGACCTGTCCGAATCGCAGCCCACCAAGGGCAACATCGCCGGCGGCCTGACCACCATCGAGGAAAAGGCGCTGGGCAACATCCAGAAAATCGGCAAGAAATGCCGCATCGACGGAGTGCTGGACAAGGCCGAGGTTCCCACCGGCAAGGGGCTGTGGTTCATGGATTCGTCGTCGGCCGCCGCCGAGATGGTGACACTGTGCGCCGCTTCGGGCTACGCTGTGCACTTCTTCCCCACCGGCCAGGGCAACGTCATCGGCAACCCCATCCTGCCGGTCATCAAGATCTGCGCCAACCCGCGCACGGTACGCACCATGAGCGAGCACATAGACGTCGATACGTCGGGCCTGCTGCAGCGTGAAATCGACCTGGACCAGGCCGGCGACAAGCTGCTCGAGTGCATGCTGGCCACCGCCAACGGCCGCTGGACTTCGGCCGAAGCGCTGGGCCACCGCGAGTTCGTGCTGACGCGCCTGTACGAAAGCGCCTGA
- a CDS encoding ABC transporter substrate-binding protein: MKRFTRIASAACLSAGMLLGATAHAEVSELTVAVQPGISYLSLMVMQDEKLIEKHAKAAGIDDLTVKWSRFAGGNVMNEAVLSGSLHFASGGVGPLVTMWARTRGNLNVKAVSAINAMPLYLNSRDPNVKSIKDLTDKDRIALPAVRVSIQAVTLQMAAEQAFGEGQQNRLDKLTVSLSHPDGMTALLSGSSEITAHFTSPPFQDFELKQPGIHRILSSYEVLGGPATFNLVWTTEKFHKENPKVYAAFVAALQEATDKINKDKTWAAKAYLRLANDQRTKLEDVVEILNNPDISYTLTPNNIMKYVNFMHKVGSIKVMPDSWKDLFFPNAQTLQGS; the protein is encoded by the coding sequence ATGAAGCGATTTACGCGTATTGCCTCGGCCGCCTGTCTGTCGGCCGGCATGCTGCTGGGCGCGACGGCCCACGCCGAAGTATCGGAACTGACGGTGGCCGTGCAACCGGGCATCAGCTACTTGTCGCTGATGGTCATGCAGGACGAAAAGCTGATAGAGAAACATGCCAAGGCAGCCGGCATCGATGACCTGACCGTGAAATGGTCGCGGTTTGCAGGCGGCAATGTCATGAACGAGGCCGTGTTGTCGGGCAGCCTGCACTTTGCCTCGGGCGGCGTCGGGCCACTGGTGACCATGTGGGCCCGCACGCGCGGCAACCTGAACGTGAAAGCGGTGTCGGCCATCAACGCCATGCCGCTGTACCTGAATTCGCGCGATCCCAATGTCAAGAGCATCAAGGACCTCACCGACAAGGACCGCATCGCCCTGCCCGCCGTGCGCGTGTCGATCCAGGCCGTCACCCTGCAAATGGCGGCCGAGCAGGCGTTTGGCGAAGGCCAGCAGAACCGGCTGGACAAGCTGACCGTGTCGCTGTCGCACCCCGACGGGATGACCGCGTTGCTGTCCGGTTCCAGCGAGATCACCGCGCATTTCACGTCGCCGCCCTTCCAGGATTTCGAGCTGAAACAGCCCGGCATCCATCGCATCCTCAGTTCCTATGAGGTGCTGGGCGGCCCGGCCACCTTCAACCTGGTGTGGACCACCGAAAAGTTCCACAAAGAGAATCCCAAGGTCTACGCCGCGTTCGTGGCGGCGCTGCAAGAAGCCACCGACAAGATCAACAAAGACAAGACTTGGGCCGCCAAGGCTTACCTGCGCCTGGCCAATGACCAGCGCACCAAGCTGGAAGATGTGGTCGAGATCCTGAACAACCCGGACATCTCGTACACGCTGACGCCGAACAACATCATGAAATACGTGAATTTCATGCACAAGGTGGGGTCGATCAAAGTCATGCCCGACTCCTGGAAAGACCTGTTCTTCCCCAACGCCCAGACATTGCAAGGCAGCTGA
- a CDS encoding hydroxyacid dehydrogenase, translated as MHIVISEFMDEAAVAALRADFDVRYEPDLVDRRDALLAALPQADALIVRNRTRVDAALLAAGPQLKAVGRLGVGLDNIDVPACEARGIAVLPATGANARAVAEYVIAAALMLLRGAYLSSAQVAAGAWPRTDLSNGLEAEARTLGIVGFGGIGRLTARLAQGLGMRVAAHDPLLRDDDPAWRDTGVQALPLDALLACADVLTLHIPLTDATRNLMDAARLAAMKPGAVLVNTARGGILDEAALAAALRSGQLRGAAIDVFQDEPLPAGSPLADAPNLVLTPHIAGLTQEANTRVSSMVAQRVAQALK; from the coding sequence ATGCACATCGTCATTTCCGAATTCATGGATGAAGCGGCCGTTGCCGCGCTGCGCGCCGATTTCGACGTGCGCTACGAACCCGATCTGGTCGACCGGCGCGACGCGCTGCTGGCCGCCCTGCCCCAGGCCGACGCCCTGATCGTGCGCAACCGCACCCGCGTCGACGCCGCGCTGTTGGCCGCCGGCCCGCAACTCAAGGCGGTGGGCCGCCTGGGCGTGGGACTGGACAACATCGACGTGCCCGCCTGCGAAGCCAGGGGCATTGCCGTACTGCCCGCCACCGGCGCCAACGCGCGCGCCGTGGCCGAATACGTCATCGCCGCGGCCTTGATGCTGCTGCGCGGCGCCTATCTCAGCAGCGCGCAGGTCGCCGCCGGCGCCTGGCCCCGCACCGACCTCTCGAACGGCCTGGAGGCCGAGGCGCGCACGCTGGGCATCGTGGGTTTCGGCGGCATCGGCCGACTGACGGCCCGCCTGGCGCAAGGCCTGGGCATGCGGGTCGCCGCCCACGACCCGCTGCTGCGCGACGACGACCCCGCCTGGCGCGACACCGGCGTGCAAGCGCTGCCGCTGGATGCCCTGCTGGCATGCGCCGACGTGCTGACCTTGCACATTCCCCTGACCGATGCCACGCGCAACCTGATGGACGCCGCGCGGCTGGCCGCCATGAAGCCCGGCGCGGTGCTGGTCAATACCGCGCGCGGCGGCATCCTGGACGAAGCCGCCCTGGCCGCGGCGCTGCGCAGCGGCCAGTTGCGCGGCGCGGCCATCGACGTGTTCCAGGACGAGCCGCTGCCAGCCGGCAGCCCGCTGGCCGACGCCCCAAATCTCGTGCTGACGCCGCACATCGCAGGCCTGACGCAGGAAGCCAACACGCGCGTCTCGAGCATGGTGGCGCAGCGCGTGGCGCAAGCGCTGAAATGA
- the metW gene encoding methionine biosynthesis protein MetW yields the protein MNPVTARAGRTAGMRPDLVRIASWIEPGSRALDLGCGDGALLAYLRDQRQVRGAGVEIDDNHVIACVGRGVEVIQQNLEDGLALFDDKQFDTVVLSQTLQSMHRTEHILREMARVARYGIVSFPNFGYWPHGWSILRGRMPVTGQMPYQWYNTPNIHLCTLRDFERLAQDLGLRILERATFHEGREITVLPGWRSTLAVYRYAAD from the coding sequence ATGAATCCCGTCACTGCCCGAGCCGGCCGCACGGCCGGCATGCGCCCCGACCTGGTCCGCATCGCGAGTTGGATCGAACCCGGCAGCCGCGCGCTCGACCTGGGCTGCGGCGACGGCGCGCTGCTGGCCTACCTGCGCGACCAGCGCCAGGTGCGCGGCGCCGGCGTCGAGATCGACGACAACCACGTTATTGCCTGTGTCGGGCGTGGCGTGGAAGTCATCCAGCAAAACCTGGAAGACGGCCTGGCCCTGTTCGACGACAAGCAGTTCGACACCGTGGTGCTGTCGCAGACGCTGCAGTCGATGCACCGCACCGAGCACATTCTGCGCGAAATGGCGCGGGTGGCGCGCTACGGCATCGTGTCGTTTCCCAATTTCGGCTACTGGCCGCACGGCTGGTCGATCCTGCGCGGGCGCATGCCCGTGACGGGGCAGATGCCCTACCAGTGGTACAACACGCCCAACATCCACCTGTGCACGCTGCGCGATTTCGAGCGGCTGGCCCAGGATCTGGGGCTGCGCATCCTCGAACGCGCCACCTTCCACGAAGGCCGCGAAATCACCGTGTTGCCGGGCTGGCGCAGCACGCTGGCGGTGTACCGCTACGCGGCCGATTGA
- a CDS encoding ABC transporter ATP-binding protein yields the protein MTDARTAAPLLDVRGVTLQYKTPEYLITATYRVDFQVLQGDRFILLGPSGCGKSTLLKAVGGYLPPVEGEIRLKSEVVTRPGPDRMMVFQEFDQLLPWKTVRQNVAFALVASGRLGAREADERAMHYIEKVNLAKFADNYPHMLSGGMKQRVAIARGMAMEPDILLMDEPFAALDALTRRKMQDELLQLWDDTHFTVLFVTHSIPEAIKIGNRILLLSPHPGQVKAEINSVPRGEHDAARHQELEDKINAMLFSDRIEEEGQHHG from the coding sequence ATGACCGATGCAAGAACCGCCGCGCCGCTGCTCGACGTACGCGGCGTGACCCTGCAGTACAAGACCCCTGAATACCTGATCACGGCCACCTATCGCGTGGACTTCCAGGTATTGCAGGGCGACCGCTTCATCTTGCTGGGCCCGTCGGGTTGCGGCAAGTCGACCTTGCTGAAGGCCGTGGGTGGATACCTGCCGCCGGTGGAAGGCGAGATACGCCTGAAATCGGAAGTGGTCACGCGGCCCGGCCCCGACCGCATGATGGTGTTCCAGGAATTCGACCAGCTGCTGCCCTGGAAGACGGTGCGCCAGAACGTGGCGTTCGCGCTGGTGGCCAGCGGCCGCCTGGGCGCGCGCGAAGCGGACGAGCGCGCCATGCACTACATCGAGAAAGTGAACCTGGCCAAGTTCGCCGACAACTACCCGCATATGCTGTCCGGCGGCATGAAACAGCGTGTGGCCATCGCGCGCGGCATGGCGATGGAGCCCGACATCCTGCTGATGGACGAACCCTTCGCCGCGCTGGACGCCCTGACCCGCCGCAAGATGCAGGACGAGCTGCTGCAGCTGTGGGACGACACGCACTTCACCGTGCTGTTCGTCACCCACTCCATTCCCGAAGCCATCAAGATCGGCAACCGCATCCTGCTGCTGTCGCCCCACCCCGGTCAGGTCAAGGCCGAGATCAACAGCGTGCCGCGCGGCGAGCACGATGCCGCCCGGCATCAGGAACTGGAAGACAAGATCAACGCAATGCTGTTCTCGGACCGCATCGAAGAGGAGGGACAGCATCATGGCTGA
- a CDS encoding muropeptide transporter, which produces MPCPAPRRLCCQELLISAASHVYFSRRVAPLLVLGFASGLPLALTGGTLQAWATVDGVSLEEIGFLTLVGTAYTLKFLWAPLVDRYVPPLLGRRRGWMLVTQVLLAASIMLMGTLSPASALLPLALLAVAVAFFSATQDIAFDAYCTDVLHREERGAGAAIKVLGYRLAMIVSGGLALILADQWLGWGATYVLMGGLMLACALATLWAPEPERPAAAPRNLGLAVVEPFREFFSRRGAYTVLALIVLYKLGDAFAGALSTTFLIRGAGFDPTEVGTVNKVLGLAATIVGALAGGSLMARWGLYRSLMAFGVLQAISNLGYWVIAVSPKNIWLMAAAVGIENLCGGLGTASFVALLMALCQQRFSATQFALLSALSAVGRTYLAGPLTPPLVHWLGWPGFFMLTVAIAVPGLLLLWSQRRTIDALEPQA; this is translated from the coding sequence ATGCCGTGTCCGGCGCCGCGGCGCCTTTGTTGCCAGGAGCTTCTTATTTCCGCCGCATCCCATGTCTATTTCAGCCGCCGGGTCGCGCCCCTGCTGGTGCTGGGGTTTGCCAGCGGGCTGCCGCTGGCGCTGACGGGCGGCACGCTGCAGGCGTGGGCCACGGTCGACGGCGTATCGCTGGAAGAAATCGGTTTCCTGACCCTGGTGGGAACGGCCTACACGCTGAAGTTCCTATGGGCGCCGCTGGTCGACCGGTACGTGCCGCCGTTGCTCGGACGCCGGCGCGGCTGGATGCTGGTGACGCAGGTGCTGCTGGCGGCTTCCATCATGCTCATGGGCACGCTGTCGCCGGCCTCGGCCCTGTTGCCGCTGGCCCTGCTGGCCGTGGCGGTGGCGTTTTTCTCGGCTACTCAGGACATTGCCTTCGACGCCTATTGCACCGACGTGCTGCACCGAGAAGAACGAGGCGCCGGCGCGGCCATCAAAGTGCTGGGCTATCGGCTGGCCATGATCGTGTCGGGCGGGCTGGCGCTTATCTTGGCTGACCAATGGCTGGGCTGGGGCGCCACCTATGTATTAATGGGCGGCCTGATGCTGGCCTGCGCCTTGGCCACCTTGTGGGCGCCCGAGCCCGAGCGGCCCGCCGCCGCGCCTCGCAACCTGGGCCTGGCCGTGGTCGAGCCGTTTCGCGAATTCTTCAGCCGGCGCGGCGCCTATACCGTGCTGGCCCTGATCGTGCTGTACAAGCTGGGCGACGCGTTTGCCGGCGCGCTGTCCACCACGTTCCTGATCCGTGGCGCGGGTTTCGACCCCACCGAAGTGGGCACGGTGAACAAAGTGCTGGGGCTGGCCGCCACTATCGTCGGCGCGCTGGCCGGCGGTTCGCTGATGGCGCGCTGGGGGCTGTATCGCTCATTGATGGCGTTCGGCGTCTTGCAGGCCATATCCAACCTGGGCTACTGGGTCATCGCCGTCAGCCCCAAGAACATCTGGCTGATGGCCGCCGCGGTGGGCATCGAGAATCTCTGCGGGGGGCTGGGCACGGCATCGTTCGTGGCCTTGCTGATGGCCTTGTGCCAGCAGCGCTTTTCGGCCACGCAATTCGCGTTGCTGTCGGCCCTGTCGGCCGTGGGCCGGACCTACCTGGCCGGCCCGCTGACGCCGCCGCTGGTGCACTGGCTGGGTTGGCCGGGCTTCTTCATGCTGACGGTCGCCATCGCGGTGCCCGGCTTGTTGCTGCTGTGGAGCCAGCGCCGCACCATCGATGCGCTGGAGCCGCAGGCCTGA
- the metX gene encoding homoserine O-succinyltransferase MetX, with protein sequence MTTPVPVPNGGPAPAAVPAAAEPGSVGIVTPQLIRFDTPLPLASGQSLQSYELAVETYGTLNAGRTNAVLVCHALNASHHVAGLAADDPNDVGWWDNMVGPGKPLDTNRFFVIGVNNLGSCFGSTGPASINPATGHPWGAAFPVLTVEDWVHAQARLADHFGIERFAAVMGGSLGGMQALSWAITCPERVAHCIVIASTPRLSAQNIGFNEVARRAIITDPDFHGGDYYAHNTVPRRGLSVARMIGHITYLSDDDMAEKFGRTQREPAEGGAYRYGYDVEFEVESYLRYQGEKFSRYFDANTYLLITRALDYFDPARGTGGDLARALKPAQADFLLVSFSTDWRFPPERSREIVRALLKNGSPVTYAEIDAPHGHDAFLLDDARYHAVVRGYYERIARELGLDEPAAGAAPAAAEPACAEGCAA encoded by the coding sequence ATGACCACTCCCGTGCCTGTTCCAAACGGGGGGCCCGCCCCCGCCGCTGTTCCTGCCGCCGCCGAACCCGGTTCGGTGGGCATCGTTACCCCCCAGCTCATCCGCTTCGACACGCCGCTGCCACTGGCCAGCGGGCAATCACTGCAGTCGTACGAACTCGCGGTCGAGACCTACGGCACCCTGAATGCCGGACGCACCAATGCCGTGCTGGTCTGCCATGCCTTGAACGCCTCGCACCACGTCGCCGGCCTGGCCGCCGACGACCCCAACGACGTGGGCTGGTGGGACAACATGGTTGGCCCGGGCAAGCCATTGGATACCAATCGCTTTTTCGTGATCGGTGTCAATAACCTGGGCTCGTGCTTTGGCTCAACCGGCCCGGCCAGCATCAATCCGGCCACCGGCCACCCCTGGGGCGCCGCCTTTCCGGTGCTGACGGTCGAAGACTGGGTGCATGCCCAGGCCCGCCTGGCGGACCACTTCGGCATCGAGCGCTTCGCGGCGGTCATGGGCGGGTCGCTGGGCGGCATGCAGGCGCTCAGCTGGGCCATCACCTGCCCCGAGCGGGTAGCCCACTGCATCGTCATCGCCAGCACGCCGCGCCTGTCGGCGCAGAATATCGGCTTTAACGAGGTGGCGCGGCGCGCCATCATTACCGACCCTGACTTCCATGGCGGCGACTACTACGCGCACAACACCGTGCCGCGCCGCGGCCTGTCGGTGGCGCGCATGATCGGTCACATCACGTATCTGTCGGATGACGACATGGCCGAGAAATTCGGCCGCACCCAGCGCGAGCCGGCCGAAGGCGGCGCCTATCGGTACGGCTACGACGTCGAGTTCGAGGTCGAGTCGTACTTGCGCTACCAGGGCGAGAAGTTCTCGCGCTATTTCGATGCCAACACTTATTTGCTGATCACGCGCGCGCTCGATTACTTCGACCCCGCGCGCGGCACCGGCGGCGATCTGGCGCGCGCCTTGAAGCCGGCCCAGGCCGACTTCCTGCTGGTGTCGTTTTCCACTGACTGGCGCTTTCCGCCCGAGCGCTCGCGCGAGATCGTGCGGGCGCTGCTGAAGAACGGCAGCCCGGTCACCTATGCCGAGATCGACGCCCCGCACGGTCACGATGCGTTCTTGCTCGACGACGCGCGCTACCACGCGGTGGTGCGCGGCTACTACGAGCGCATCGCGCGCGAGCTGGGCCTGGACGAACCCGCCGCCGGGGCCGCGCCAGCGGCCGCCGAGCCGGCCTGCGCCGAAGGATGTGCCGCATGA